The following coding sequences lie in one Mucilaginibacter sp. KACC 22773 genomic window:
- a CDS encoding DUF1684 domain-containing protein yields MRYLLILILMTGFNCFAQDYKAQIDQFRQGYMNDFLTDTHSPLKKDDLKNLRFYDADSTYRVTCKITLLSNETNFIMPVFHGTGSQYVKYALLKFTLQGKPMELTVYKSIYLSQNPMFSNYLFLPFTDDTNGQETYGGGRYIDLKTTDFKEGSLIVDFNKAYNPYCAFSPNYSCPKPPGENKLSIAVKAGEKQFAGGTNH; encoded by the coding sequence ATGAGATACCTCCTGATCCTGATATTAATGACCGGCTTTAACTGTTTTGCGCAGGACTATAAAGCGCAAATAGATCAGTTTCGCCAGGGCTATATGAACGATTTTTTAACGGACACTCATTCGCCCTTAAAAAAGGATGACCTCAAAAACCTGCGCTTTTACGATGCCGACAGTACTTACAGGGTTACCTGTAAAATAACACTGCTGAGCAACGAAACCAATTTTATAATGCCCGTTTTTCATGGTACAGGCAGCCAGTACGTTAAATATGCCCTGCTGAAATTCACATTGCAGGGCAAACCGATGGAACTTACGGTTTACAAAAGCATCTACCTGTCGCAAAATCCAATGTTCAGCAATTATTTGTTTTTGCCTTTTACTGATGACACCAACGGGCAGGAAACTTATGGCGGCGGCCGGTACATCGATCTCAAAACAACCGATTTTAAGGAAGGCAGTCTTATTGTTGATTTTAACAAGGCTTATAACCCATATTGCGCATTCAGCCCCAATTACTCCTGCCCCAAACCGCCCGGCGAAAACAAGCTGAGTATTGCCGTAAAAGCCGGCGAAAAGCAGTTTGCGGGCGGCACCAATCATTAA
- a CDS encoding glycoside hydrolase family 127 protein produces the protein MMTSKIKIACLLSASVLGLSSNLFAQQKDYPIQPVAFTNVQVNDKFWQPKMAVNANVTIPYVLAQCKKNGRMDNFLRAAKQLDGDKLSEFPFDDTDVYKAIEGASYSMQNKKNPTLDRYIDTLIGIIGAAQEPDGYLYTFRTVHAKKPHEWIGDKRWVNEEVLSHELYDCGHLYEAAVAHYQATGKRTLLNIAIKNADLLVKTFGPGKIEEYPGHQIVEIGLSKMYRVTGKKEYLDLAKFFLDVRGPKGESYNQANKKVVDQHEAEGHAVRAAYMYTGMADIAALTGDTKYLSAIDDIWGDVVNKKLYITGGIGATGNGEAFGDAYQLPNMSAYAETCAAIGNVYWNNRMFLLHGDAKYIDVLERTLYNGLLSGVSLSGDRFFYPNPLASMNQHQRSAWISCACCISNMTRFLPSLPGYVYAKNKNDLYVNLFMSNTSNIKLTSGNVNIVQTTDYPWKGKVDITVNPAKATVFTLRIRIPGWAKQKPVPGDLYSFMNNVQLPVVLSINGKATSFVTEKGYAVLKRSWKKGDKVSLNLPMETEKVLANQKVKDDRDRFAFERGPIVYCLEGPDNRDSLVQNIMIDKNAIANANYQADLLNGVDVINAEGKSTKRQLNSDKLTETSQQVKAIPYYAWANRGPSEMTVWIPYEASASRPQPAPTIASTSKVSASLKNKKMFASIKDQYEPASSNDNSFPFMHWWPAKDTSEFVQYDFDAAHTVSESKVYWFDDGPWGGCRIPASYKILYKKDGQWVPVKNTTPYTISKDSFNTVSFEPVSTTALRMEIQLPVDNSAGIHEWAVK, from the coding sequence ATGATGACCAGTAAAATTAAAATAGCCTGCCTGTTGTCGGCATCGGTATTAGGTTTAAGCAGCAACTTATTTGCCCAGCAAAAGGATTATCCTATTCAACCTGTAGCATTCACCAATGTGCAGGTAAACGATAAATTCTGGCAGCCTAAAATGGCGGTAAATGCCAATGTAACTATCCCGTATGTACTTGCCCAGTGTAAAAAGAACGGCCGCATGGATAACTTTTTACGCGCCGCCAAACAATTAGATGGCGATAAGCTAAGTGAGTTCCCGTTTGACGATACCGACGTGTACAAAGCCATTGAAGGGGCATCCTATTCCATGCAAAACAAAAAGAACCCTACGCTGGATAGATATATCGATACGCTCATTGGTATTATTGGGGCCGCGCAGGAACCGGATGGTTACCTGTATACCTTCCGCACGGTACACGCCAAAAAACCTCATGAATGGATAGGCGACAAGCGCTGGGTGAATGAAGAAGTATTAAGCCACGAATTGTATGATTGCGGGCATTTATACGAAGCCGCCGTAGCACATTACCAGGCTACCGGCAAACGTACTTTGCTTAACATCGCCATAAAAAATGCCGATCTTTTGGTAAAAACCTTCGGGCCGGGCAAAATTGAAGAGTATCCCGGTCACCAGATTGTGGAGATAGGCCTATCCAAAATGTACCGTGTTACCGGCAAAAAAGAATACCTTGACCTGGCCAAATTCTTTTTGGATGTACGCGGCCCCAAAGGCGAATCATACAACCAGGCCAATAAAAAAGTGGTTGACCAGCACGAGGCCGAAGGCCACGCCGTACGTGCAGCCTACATGTATACCGGTATGGCCGATATTGCTGCCTTAACCGGCGATACCAAATACCTGAGCGCAATTGATGATATCTGGGGCGATGTGGTTAACAAGAAATTATATATAACCGGCGGTATTGGCGCAACCGGCAATGGCGAGGCTTTTGGTGATGCTTACCAGTTGCCCAACATGTCGGCCTATGCCGAAACCTGTGCGGCCATTGGCAATGTATACTGGAACAACCGGATGTTTTTACTTCATGGCGATGCTAAATATATTGATGTGCTGGAACGGACGCTGTACAACGGCCTGCTTTCGGGCGTTTCACTGAGTGGCGACCGCTTTTTTTACCCCAACCCACTGGCATCCATGAACCAGCACCAGCGCAGCGCCTGGATAAGCTGCGCATGCTGCATCAGTAACATGACACGCTTTTTACCATCGTTACCCGGCTATGTTTACGCCAAAAACAAAAACGACCTGTATGTTAACCTCTTCATGAGCAATACCAGTAACATTAAGCTAACATCGGGAAATGTAAACATTGTACAAACCACCGATTACCCCTGGAAAGGCAAGGTTGATATTACCGTTAACCCGGCAAAAGCAACAGTCTTCACCTTAAGGATACGCATCCCCGGATGGGCCAAACAGAAGCCTGTTCCCGGCGATTTATATTCATTTATGAATAATGTACAGCTGCCTGTTGTACTATCTATCAATGGCAAAGCAACCTCATTTGTAACCGAAAAAGGGTACGCCGTACTAAAACGCAGCTGGAAAAAAGGCGATAAGGTAAGCCTTAACCTCCCTATGGAAACTGAAAAGGTATTAGCCAACCAAAAGGTAAAAGACGACAGGGATCGTTTTGCCTTTGAGCGCGGCCCTATTGTTTATTGCCTGGAAGGCCCCGATAACCGCGACAGCCTGGTGCAAAACATCATGATAGATAAAAACGCCATAGCAAACGCCAATTACCAGGCCGACCTCTTGAACGGCGTAGATGTTATTAATGCCGAGGGCAAAAGCACCAAAAGGCAACTCAACAGCGATAAACTGACCGAAACCAGCCAACAGGTAAAGGCCATCCCCTACTACGCCTGGGCTAACCGCGGGCCAAGTGAAATGACGGTTTGGATCCCTTATGAGGCATCAGCTTCAAGGCCGCAGCCGGCACCTACCATTGCAAGTACCAGTAAAGTAAGTGCATCATTAAAAAATAAAAAGATGTTTGCATCTATAAAAGACCAGTATGAACCGGCCAGTTCAAACGATAACAGCTTTCCCTTTATGCACTGGTGGCCAGCTAAGGATACCAGCGAATTTGTTCAGTACGATTTTGACGCGGCACATACCGTAAGCGAATCAAAAGTTTATTGGTTTGACGATGGACCCTGGGGTGGTTGCCGCATCCCGGCATCGTACAAAATATTGTATAAAAAAGATGGGCAATGGGTACCGGTAAAAAACACAACGCCTTACACCATCAGCAAGGATAGCTTTAATACGGTAAGTTTTGAGCCGGTAAGTACTACCGCTTTACGGATGGAAATTCAGCTTCCGGTTGATAATTCGGCCGGTATCCATGAATGGGCGGTCAAATAA
- a CDS encoding glycoside hydrolase family 127 protein — protein sequence MFVNKYFKISCYAVACFIAAEKTQAQSYVPEWNDTRFKVKPVVPVKAYSFDLKDVQLSESPFKKAMQVDAAYLLTIEPDRLLSGFRSHSGLQPKGKIYEGWENSGLAGHTLGHYLSAIAMHYASTRDPEFLKRTNYIVSQLNECQVARKSGYVGAIPKEDTIWAEVAKGDIRSRGFDLNGGWSPWYTVHKVMAGLLDAYLYTNNTQALKICQGMANWTGETIKNLDDDKLQKMLLCEYGGMAETLTNLYAITGDKKYLDLSYKFYDKRILDPLAQKNDILPGKHSNTQIPKIIASARRYELTGDGKDKAIADFFWETVTGFHSYATGGNSNYEYLTEPGKLNDKLTENTTETCNTYNMLKLTRHLFAVEPSARLMDYYEKGLYNHILASQNHQTGGVCYFVPLRMGGKKSYSTPFDDFTCCVGSGMENHVKYNESIYFRGADGSVYINLFIPSVLNWKQKGLSIKQEGNLPSADRMAYTITLAKPSTFAIRIRKPKWTGNPTISINGKTQQLTPDAEGYFVLNRKWRNNDKVTFTTPESLYTEAMPDNANRRAIFYGPVLLAGVLGNTEPDPLKGVPVFVTSETDPNKWLQMVDKTQLSFRTEKVSKPEEVKLIPFNQTKDEYYSVYWDVFTPDAWVVQQKAYDEQKKKQQELEAHTTDVLRIGEMQPERDHNFAGENTTTGEDHQKKWRSTENGGYFTYDMKVDANTQNTLINTYWGMDNRGRTFDIMIDGTKVATEDLNKYKESRFYDISYLIPIELTKGKQKVSVKLLPKKDNSAGPVYGSRMVKN from the coding sequence ATGTTTGTAAACAAGTATTTTAAAATAAGCTGCTATGCCGTTGCATGCTTTATTGCTGCCGAAAAAACGCAGGCGCAATCTTACGTACCTGAATGGAACGATACCCGCTTTAAAGTAAAACCTGTTGTTCCGGTTAAGGCCTATAGCTTTGACTTAAAAGATGTACAACTTTCAGAAAGTCCCTTCAAAAAGGCTATGCAGGTTGACGCCGCTTATTTATTAACTATCGAGCCAGATCGATTACTGTCGGGTTTCCGTTCTCACTCGGGCCTACAGCCTAAAGGGAAAATATACGAAGGCTGGGAAAACTCGGGCCTGGCCGGGCATACTTTGGGGCACTACCTATCGGCCATTGCCATGCACTATGCATCAACCCGCGACCCAGAGTTTTTGAAACGTACAAACTATATAGTAAGCCAACTGAACGAATGCCAGGTGGCGCGTAAAAGCGGCTATGTTGGCGCTATACCCAAAGAAGATACCATTTGGGCCGAAGTAGCCAAAGGCGACATCCGTTCCCGCGGGTTCGATTTAAATGGTGGCTGGTCGCCGTGGTATACTGTACATAAGGTTATGGCCGGGCTTTTGGATGCCTATTTATATACTAACAATACACAGGCCCTCAAAATATGCCAGGGCATGGCCAACTGGACAGGCGAAACCATCAAAAACCTTGACGACGACAAGCTGCAAAAAATGCTGCTTTGCGAATACGGGGGCATGGCCGAAACCCTGACCAATTTATACGCCATTACCGGCGACAAAAAATACCTGGATCTATCGTACAAGTTTTACGATAAGCGCATATTAGATCCGCTTGCCCAAAAGAACGATATATTACCCGGCAAGCACTCTAATACCCAGATACCTAAAATAATAGCCAGCGCCCGCAGATATGAACTTACCGGTGATGGAAAGGACAAAGCCATAGCTGATTTCTTTTGGGAAACCGTTACCGGCTTTCACTCCTACGCAACCGGCGGTAACAGTAATTACGAGTACCTTACCGAGCCGGGCAAACTAAATGACAAGCTTACCGAAAACACTACCGAAACCTGCAACACCTATAATATGCTAAAGCTTACCCGCCATTTATTTGCGGTTGAGCCTTCGGCAAGGTTGATGGATTATTACGAAAAGGGCTTATACAACCACATCCTGGCATCGCAAAACCACCAAACAGGCGGGGTATGTTATTTTGTGCCTTTGCGCATGGGCGGTAAAAAAAGCTACAGCACCCCCTTTGATGATTTTACCTGCTGCGTAGGCTCGGGTATGGAAAACCATGTAAAGTATAACGAAAGCATCTACTTCAGGGGTGCCGATGGGAGTGTTTATATCAACCTGTTTATTCCGTCGGTATTAAACTGGAAGCAGAAAGGCCTGAGCATTAAACAGGAAGGTAATTTGCCTTCGGCAGATCGGATGGCTTATACTATCACCCTTGCAAAACCGTCTACATTTGCTATCCGCATCCGCAAACCCAAATGGACAGGCAACCCTACAATCAGTATCAACGGAAAAACACAACAGCTTACTCCTGATGCGGAAGGCTATTTTGTATTGAACCGTAAATGGCGCAATAACGATAAAGTAACGTTTACTACGCCCGAGAGTTTATATACCGAGGCCATGCCCGATAATGCCAACAGGCGCGCTATATTCTATGGCCCGGTTTTGTTAGCCGGCGTTTTGGGCAACACCGAGCCCGACCCGTTAAAAGGAGTACCAGTTTTTGTAACCAGCGAAACCGACCCTAACAAATGGCTGCAAATGGTTGATAAAACCCAGTTAAGCTTCCGTACCGAAAAAGTTTCAAAACCCGAAGAGGTGAAGCTGATCCCCTTTAACCAAACCAAAGATGAATATTACTCGGTTTATTGGGATGTATTTACACCGGATGCCTGGGTAGTACAACAAAAAGCCTATGATGAGCAAAAGAAAAAACAACAGGAACTGGAAGCCCACACTACCGATGTTTTACGCATAGGCGAAATGCAACCCGAGCGCGACCATAATTTTGCCGGCGAGAACACCACCACCGGCGAGGACCATCAAAAGAAATGGCGGTCGACAGAGAACGGCGGCTATTTTACCTACGATATGAAGGTTGATGCCAATACCCAAAACACACTCATTAACACGTATTGGGGTATGGATAACCGCGGCCGCACATTTGATATTATGATAGATGGCACCAAAGTGGCAACCGAGGATTTAAACAAGTACAAAGAGAGCCGTTTCTACGACATCAGCTATCTGATCCCCATTGAGTTAACCAAGGGCAAGCAAAAAGTAAGCGTTAAATTATTACCTAAAAAAGATAACAGTGCCGGCCCCGTATATGGCAGCCGCATGGTAAAAAACTAA